A part of Patescibacteria group bacterium genomic DNA contains:
- a CDS encoding ATP-binding cassette domain-containing protein produces the protein MIEVKNLQKVFKHKGKDVVAVDGVNFSVAQGEAVAFIGPNGAGKSTTIKMLTGILWPTSGEIQVLGLSPQKNRKEVVAQIGAVFGQRSNLLPNLPPEDTLRLFGVMYGLSKKEIKERITYLEKTLGIEPFRDQPIRTLSLGQRMRVEIACALIHKPKILFLDEPSIGLDIIAKQVLRETLSKLRAEHNMTIFLTSHDVGDIEAICDRTIIVNYGRIVVDEPTSELRKMIQKERRIVLSERYVADFSMSGVTKSNDASGTIFTIDTTVADVTAVLKKILDGGYNGEVEILSPSLEDVLVALYKK, from the coding sequence ATGATCGAAGTTAAAAATCTACAAAAAGTTTTTAAACACAAGGGCAAGGACGTTGTTGCTGTTGACGGTGTTAATTTTTCTGTTGCTCAGGGAGAAGCGGTAGCTTTTATCGGCCCAAATGGCGCGGGGAAATCAACGACCATTAAAATGCTCACGGGAATTTTGTGGCCGACGAGCGGTGAGATACAGGTGTTGGGGTTGTCTCCTCAGAAAAATCGGAAAGAAGTGGTGGCTCAGATCGGCGCGGTGTTTGGCCAAAGGAGCAATCTCCTGCCAAATCTTCCGCCAGAAGATACGTTGCGTCTCTTTGGAGTGATGTACGGCCTTTCAAAAAAAGAAATCAAAGAACGCATTACCTATCTTGAAAAAACTTTGGGCATTGAGCCATTTCGAGATCAGCCGATTCGCACACTTTCTCTAGGACAAAGGATGCGTGTGGAAATTGCCTGCGCCTTAATTCATAAACCTAAAATTTTATTTCTCGATGAGCCAAGCATAGGACTCGATATTATTGCCAAACAAGTATTGCGAGAAACGCTTTCGAAGCTTCGAGCTGAACACAACATGACGATCTTTCTCACTTCGCATGATGTGGGGGATATTGAAGCTATTTGTGACCGAACGATTATTGTTAACTACGGACGGATTGTGGTGGATGAACCAACGAGCGAGTTAAGAAAAATGATTCAAAAGGAGCGGCGCATAGTGCTTTCCGAAAGATATGTTGCTGATTTCTCAATGTCGGGTGTGACAAAATCAAACGATGCCAGCGGTACTATTTTTACGATTGATACAACCGTTGCTGATGTAACCGCTGTCCTCAAAAAAATTCTGGATGGTGGCTACAATGGGGAAGTGGAAATTTTGTCGCCGTCTTTGGAAGATGTGCTTGTGGCGCTCTATAAAAAATAG
- a CDS encoding methyltransferase domain-containing protein, which translates to MSPRVAEKRRKEILMAYAAWKPIVAFVSRLSKHLRYGQSSLLDVGTGEGVFGLEVAKEFGVSKTTLVDIQGALLVELAANTVFEMADVCDENFVPKFQNQFSVVTCFKALHEFRNPVQAALNLVRILPERGVTFIMDHAEEGWEHLRINRFQNKGSLLHYERDLDRLTLSRSRLTTNTGIRDFWEQEIFPGLPGEHYLTFHGHMYSMIYVARQ; encoded by the coding sequence ATGTCTCCGCGGGTAGCAGAAAAAAGACGAAAAGAAATCCTGATGGCTTACGCAGCGTGGAAACCCATCGTGGCATTTGTCAGCAGGCTGAGCAAACACTTACGCTACGGACAGAGTAGCTTGCTTGACGTCGGCACGGGAGAAGGTGTCTTCGGCCTTGAAGTGGCTAAGGAGTTTGGAGTTAGCAAAACCACACTCGTTGATATCCAAGGGGCTCTCCTCGTTGAGCTTGCAGCAAATACGGTTTTTGAAATGGCGGATGTTTGTGATGAAAATTTTGTGCCAAAATTTCAGAATCAATTTTCTGTGGTGACCTGTTTCAAAGCTCTTCACGAATTTCGGAATCCCGTCCAAGCTGCCCTAAATCTGGTTCGAATTTTGCCCGAGCGAGGAGTAACGTTTATCATGGATCACGCAGAGGAGGGTTGGGAACATCTGAGAATTAACCGCTTCCAAAACAAGGGGTCGCTGTTACATTACGAACGAGACCTCGACCGACTAACACTTAGTAGATCCCGTCTAACCACAAACACAGGAATCCGCGATTTCTGGGAACAGGAGATTTTTCCTGGATTGCCGGGAGAACACTACCTGACCTTTCACGGGCATATGTACTCGATGATCTACGTAGCCCGGCAATAG
- a CDS encoding NUDIX hydrolase, protein MIFVRAVLGKNTRSVMVPKNIKYTRFYSGCFLYNSKSNEVLLHKRDGNTKNNPHKWAFFGGGNEGGETPGDCCVRELMEELHVEIDSSDLVPVCDYLNIEKNTWRYIYYIESELKKSEINLGEGADFDWISLDKVFEYDLTEKVREDLKTFLQLKNKVTKKA, encoded by the coding sequence ATGATCTTTGTCCGTGCGGTTCTGGGAAAAAATACAAGAAGTGTCATGGTGCCTAAGAACATAAAATATACTAGATTCTATTCTGGATGTTTTCTATATAATTCAAAATCAAACGAGGTTTTATTGCATAAGCGAGATGGTAATACTAAAAATAATCCACATAAGTGGGCATTTTTTGGTGGGGGAAATGAAGGGGGTGAAACTCCCGGAGATTGTTGTGTCAGAGAGTTGATGGAGGAACTTCATGTTGAAATCGATTCAAGCGATTTAGTTCCAGTTTGTGATTACCTAAATATTGAAAAAAACACTTGGCGCTATATTTATTATATTGAAAGTGAATTGAAAAAATCAGAAATAAATCTTGGAGAAGGCGCAGATTTCGATTGGATTTCGCTCGATAAAGTTTTTGAGTATGATTTGACCGAAAAGGTACGAGAAGATTTGAAAACATTTTTGCAATTAAAGAATAAGGTTACTAAAAAAGCTTAA